The DNA window GCCATGTACTCGCTGGCATGGGACTTCAGCTGGATGTGGTAGGTGCGGCGTGAGGTCGTCACGACCATCGATGTCACTAGGTCGGGCTCCGATGGCTTGACGATAAGGTGGATCGCCTGCCCGCCGACCGCGCCCGACGTCGCTGGCTCGACCTTCCAGCGAACGGTGTCGCCGACGAGCACGTCGCGAACGACCTCGCCGGCCTGAAGCTCGATGTCGCAGACCTGCAACGGCGAGCAGACGATGGACGGCTGGACCTCGCCATAGAGAAAGATCACCTTGCCGTCCGGCCCTTTAGTGACGAGACCTCGGCCGCCTCGCCACTGTCCGGAAAGACCTGTCCCCTTGGCCTCGTTGGCTGTCATGCCTTGCGAGTGCGCGACAGAGGGAAGGAGCAAGGTCGCGCCACCGAGTATAACGGCGACGGCCGCCGACACGGACGCCGCCCGAGACGGAGCAAAAATCTGGTTCATGGGAAAAGGCGCGCCTTTCAAAGCTGGGCGGTCCAGTCGAAATCCCTGAGATAGAGACCGATCGGGTTGAGACGGATGACGCCCTCGTCCTGAGGCGGGGTCAGAGTGACGGTGGCAATGCCGCGAAACCTTCGCACCGCTGTCTCCTTGCCCTTTCGGTCACGCTCGAATTCGGTCCAGTCGATCTGGTAGGACTGGTTGGAGAGGGCGACGATATTGTTGACCTCGATGGCGATCGTCGCCGTCTTGGCCCTCTCGAACGGGGAGTTGCCGCGGAACCAGGCGTTGACCTTCTCGGTCGCGGGATCCGATGTCCTGAGCAGCGCGTAGGTTCGGTCGATGTATTGCTTCTGGACGACGGTATCGGGCGTCACCGAGCGGAAATTGCTAACGAAGCCGCCGAGCGTCGCGCGCACGACCCGAGGATCGGCATATTCGATCTGCTGCGGCGTCCCGGCACTGACGGCGGTCCCAAGCTTGTCGACCTCGACGATGTAGGGAACGAGCTTGACCTGTGTGGACTGCAAGAGCGCGTAAGAGAAGCCGATAACTGCCATGGCCATCGAGGTGATGCCGACGACACGCCAGGCGCTCGCCGCCCGGATATAGCTGCCATATCGCTCGTTCCATTCCTGACGAGCGGCGAGGTAAGGGTTCTCGGGTGCGTCGCGCGATACCATTCCAGCCTCGGCCTCCATGTTATTTGCCGCGTCCGGAGGAAGGGCTTGCGCCCCCTCCAGACGACGATGCGGATTGTTTCTGCCGGCTCTGGTCGAGCTTGGCGTTGGCAAGGCCGAGCGTGGAGGAGCCATAGGCGCCCGGCATGCCTATCGCCTTGTCCTTGGCGGCAGAGGCGAGTGCGCCGGAGGCCGAGCCGACGCCTGCGGTCATGCCTTTCAGCGCCGCCGCCCCCATCGACGACCCATCGCTTCGAGCATTCGAGAAGGCCCCTGCCCCGGCTTTCGCGCCGCCCGCAGCTAAGCTCGCGGCGCCGGCGGCGAAGGAGGCGGCCTGCGCGCCGTGTCGGATGACCTCCATGCCGCCGGTTACCGAAACGCCTTGCACGACACCCTGGACGATGTTCGGCACGTACATCGAGATGATGAAGACGACGACGGAGATGCCGCCGATCGCGAGCGAGGTGATAAACTGGTCCGACGTCGCGGTCGGAGCTTCGGAAAGGCCAAGGAGAGCCTCGGAGCCGATACGGGCGATCATGACGAGCGCCATCAGCTTCATGCCGACGGAGAAGGCATAGACGAGATAGCGGATCGCAAAGTCCTTGGTGAAGGATGAGCCGCCGAGGCCGAGCATGATCATGCCGGCGAGCAGACCGACATACATCTCGACCATCACCGAGACGAAGATTGCCGCGACCAGCGAGAAGCAGATGACGACCACGACCATCGCGAAGACCGCGGCGATCGCCAGCGAATTGTCCTCGAACAGCCCGAATTGCGCCTGCTCCGACATCTTGGAGGCGACTCTGATGCCGGCGTCGAAAATGTTGGCCGGCGATGCGGA is part of the Aureimonas sp. SA4125 genome and encodes:
- the trbG gene encoding P-type conjugative transfer protein TrbG; translated protein: MNQIFAPSRAASVSAAVAVILGGATLLLPSVAHSQGMTANEAKGTGLSGQWRGGRGLVTKGPDGKVIFLYGEVQPSIVCSPLQVCDIELQAGEVVRDVLVGDTVRWKVEPATSGAVGGQAIHLIVKPSEPDLVTSMVVTTSRRTYHIQLKSHASEYMARAGFEYPEDVSAKLADVNARIEASTIPGAGVPAERLNFSYRLSGRARWKPTRVYSDGTKTYIQFPSSLSGEDAPVLFVVSGGENRIVNYRMKENMMVVDYHVDRAVLVSGVGWKQEKITIRRGG
- a CDS encoding conjugal transfer protein TrbF, translating into MVSRDAPENPYLAARQEWNERYGSYIRAASAWRVVGITSMAMAVIGFSYALLQSTQVKLVPYIVEVDKLGTAVSAGTPQQIEYADPRVVRATLGGFVSNFRSVTPDTVVQKQYIDRTYALLRTSDPATEKVNAWFRGNSPFERAKTATIAIEVNNIVALSNQSYQIDWTEFERDRKGKETAVRRFRGIATVTLTPPQDEGVIRLNPIGLYLRDFDWTAQL
- the trbL gene encoding P-type conjugative transfer protein TrbL; its protein translation is MELTKFGQLKKLQICWLATAIVLLASFPAVAQQGEVLTNLENQVVTAARGWETTVLQAARSLFWILAGIEVGIAAVWLAIQAASLDSWFAELVRRIMFIGFFAFVLEQGPDFAKSVVDSLFQIGAGGGSASPANIFDAGIRVASKMSEQAQFGLFEDNSLAIAAVFAMVVVVICFSLVAAIFVSVMVEMYVGLLAGMIMLGLGGSSFTKDFAIRYLVYAFSVGMKLMALVMIARIGSEALLGLSEAPTATSDQFITSLAIGGISVVVFIISMYVPNIVQGVVQGVSVTGGMEVIRHGAQAASFAAGAASLAAGGAKAGAGAFSNARSDGSSMGAAALKGMTAGVGSASGALASAAKDKAIGMPGAYGSSTLGLANAKLDQSRQKQSASSSGGGASPSSGRGK